From the genome of Nicotiana sylvestris chromosome 2, ASM39365v2, whole genome shotgun sequence, one region includes:
- the LOC138885048 gene encoding uncharacterized protein, producing the protein MVKRIINEEHGSSVWVHLKVKASQVQDSGSNSDSESYKSASEGKGPGSSDSEKTQESPSKNYLSYKGVEVKRNLKKKEREREGACGDERENGKRMVDHSPTANLSVFAICGVEQENVEESGKKSGGSGSGEAAERIGASYDQKKQRTPIPKAPSAPKPTKKRKVSSPTPTEISLPKERATRSRVKQSESDLQKVVAESKKKKMAKGNGKVAESSEAKSPRLLPRSLPLCLRLLNLH; encoded by the exons atggtcAAGAGAATTATAAATGAAGAACatggttcatcagtatgggttcatctgaaagttaag GCAAGCCAGGTCCAAGACTCTGGCTCCAACTCTGATTCTGAGTCATACAAATCCGCTAGTGAGGGGAAAGGGcctgggtcttctgactctgagaagactcaagaatccccttctaag AATTACCTGAGTTAtaaaggagtggaggtaaaaagaaatctgaaaaagaaagagagagagagagagggtgcatgtggtgatGAGAgggaaaatgggaaaagaatggttgatcattcacccactgctaatttgtctgtgtttgctatCTGTGGGGTTGAACAAGAAAATGTAGAAGAGAGTGGaaagaagtcagggggaagtggttctggtgaAGCTGCTGAAAGG ATTGGGGCAAGTTATGATCAAAAGAAACAAAGAACTCCCATACCAAAAGCCCCCAGTGCTCCTAAACCCACCAAGAAAAGAAAGGTTTCATCCCCAACACCTACTGAAATTTCATTGCCAAAGGAAAGAGCTACAAGAAGCAGGGTGAAACAGAGTGAGAGTGATCTCCAAAAGGTTGTAGCtgagagtaagaagaaaaagatggCTAAAGGAAATGGGAAGGTTGCAGAGTCCTCAGAGGCAAAAagcccaagacttcttccaagaagtcttcctctgtgtctgaggctgctgaaccttcattag